One Denticeps clupeoides chromosome 10, fDenClu1.1, whole genome shotgun sequence genomic window carries:
- the LOC114797794 gene encoding monoacylglycerol lipase ABHD6-like, whose protein sequence is MLRCGYCIIYKNRIGNGQVATWQLANRFISVSRLSFSTTQLFMTMDMVNLFAISVGTLAIPLLAFMVSFLLWPSTLIKVYYWYWRRTLGMQVRHADCGAYRFCYSYRGKPGLRPSILMLHGFSAHKDAWLSVVKFLPKHLHILCVDMPGHEGTTRSSADDYSIQGQVQRVHQFVECIKLNKKPFHIVGTSMGGNVAGVYAATYPSDIFGVTLICPSGIKHTSETKFDNQLQDLLNSQHTLSIPLIPNTAEEMEEMLRLCSHVRFKVPQQVLQGLVDVRIPHNDFYQEVFMKIWGESSRFALHEHMHQITSPLQVIWGKQDQVVDVSGARVIAEVLSGCRLDLLDHCGHSVVMERPRKTAKLILDFIISQQSTQNASNKKQC, encoded by the exons tttatttctgtctctAGGCTCTCCTTTAGTACCACTCAGCTGTTCATGACTATGGATATGGTGAATTTGTTTGCCATATCTGTCGGTACCCTGGCGATACCTCTCCTAGCTTTTATGGTCTCATTTCTTCTCTGGCCTTCGACCCTCATCAAAGTCTACTACTG GTACTGGAGACGCACCCTTGGCATGCAGGTGCGTCATGCAGACTGTGGTGCGTACCGCTTTTGCTATTCCTACAGAGGGAAACCAGGACTCAGACCTTCTATCCTCATGCTGCATGGCTTTTCTGCCCACAAAGATGCTTGGCTGTCTGTGGTTAAG TTTTTACCAAAACACCTACATATACTCTGTGTGGACATGCCAGGACATGAGGGCACAACACGTTCAAGTGCAGATGACTACTCTATCCAAGGACAAGTTCAGAGAGTgcatcaa ttTGTGGAATGCATCAAACTGAACAAGAAGCCATTCCATATAGTGGGAACTTCGATGGGTGGAAATGTTGCTGGGGTGTATGCAGCCACTTATCCATCAGACATTTTTGGTGTCACTCTGATCTGTCCATCTG GTATAAAACATACGTCTGAAACAAAATTTGACAACCAACTGCAGGACCTGCTGAACAGTCAGCACACCCTGAGTATCCCACTCATCCCAAACACAGCAGAGGAGATGGAGGAAATGCTCAGGCTATGTTCTCATGTTCGCTTTAAGGTGCCACAGCAG GTGCTTCAAGGACTGGTGGATGTACGGATTCCTCATAATGATTTTTATCAAGAAG TATTCATGAAGATTTGGGGGGAAAGCTCAAGATTTGCCTTACATGAACATATGCATCAAATCACATCTCCTTTGCAAGTAATCTGGGGTAAACAGGATCAG GTGGTGGATGTCTCTGGGGCCAGGGTCATTGCTGAAGTGCTTTCAGGATGTCGCTTGGACCTGCTGGACCACTGTGGTCACTCTGTTGTGATGGAGCGCCCACGCAAGACAGCAAAACTCATCCTGGACTTCATAATCTCCCAGCAATCCACACAGAATGCCAGCAACAAAAAGCAATGCTGA